In one window of Onychomys torridus chromosome 5, mOncTor1.1, whole genome shotgun sequence DNA:
- the Atxn1 gene encoding ataxin-1: MKSNQERSNECLPPKKREIPATSRPSEEKATALPSDNHCVEGVAWLPSTPGSRGHGGGRHGPAGTSGELGLQGMGLHKALSAGLDYSPPSAPRSVPTATTLPTVYPPPQSGTPVSPVQYAHLSHTFQFIGSSQYSGPYAGFIPSQLISPSGNPVTSAVASAAGATTPSQRSQLEAYSTLLANMGSLSQAPGHKVEPPPQQHLSRAAGLVTPGSPPPPQQNQYIHISGSPQSSGRAASPPPIPVHLHPHQTMIPHTLTLGPSSQVVVQYSDAGGHFVPRESTKKAESSRLQQAMQAKEVLNGEMEKSRRYAAVPSSVELSLGKASGKSVPHPYESRHVVVHPSPADYSSRDTSGVRGSVMVLPNSNTPSADLETQQATHREASPSTLNDKSGLHLGKPSHRSYALSPHTVIQTTHSASEPLPVGLPATAFYAGTQPPVIGYLSGQQQAITYAGSLPQHLVIPGTQPLLIPVGSPDMDTPGAASAIVTSSPQFAAVPHTFVTTALPKSENFNPEALATQAAYPAMVQAQIHLPVVQSVASPATAPPTLPPYFMKGSIIQLANGELKKVEDLKTEDFIQSAEISNDLKIDSSTVERIEDSHSPGVAVIQFAVGEHRAQVSVEVLVEYPFFVFGQGWSSCCPERTSQLFDLPCSKLSVGDVCISLTLKNLKNGSVKKGQPVDPASVLLKHTKTDSLVGSRHRYAEQENGINQGGTQVLSENGELKFPEKIGLPAAPFLTKIEPSKPTAPRKRRWSAPETRKLEKSEDEPPLTLPKPSLIPQEVKICIEGRSNVGK, from the exons ATGAAATCCAACCAAGAGCGGAGCAATGAATGCCTGCCTCCCAAGAAACGTGAGATCCCCGCCACCAGCCGGCCCTCTGAGGAGAAGGCCACGGCTCTGCCCAGCGACAACCACTGTGTGGAGGGTGTGGCGTGGCTCCCCAGCACCCCTGGCAGCCGCGGCCATGGGGGTGGGCGGCATGGGCCAGCAGGGACTTCCGGGGAGCTTGGTTTACAAGGAATGGGTTTACATAAAGCACTGTCCGCAGGGCTGGACTACTCCCCACCCAGTGCCCCCAGGTCAGTCCCCACAGCCACCACGCTGCCCACGGTGTACCCTCCTCCTCAGTCAGGGACCCCAGTGTCTCCCGTGCAGTATGCCCACCTGTCACACACCTTCCAGTTCATTGGGTCCTCCCAATACAGTGGGCCCTACGCTGGCTTTATCCCTTCCCAGCTAATCTCCCCATCAGGCAACCCGGTCACCAGTGCGGTGGCCTCAGCTGCAGGGGCCACCACTCCATCACAGCGCTCCCAGCTGGAGGCCTATTCCACCCTGCTGGCCAACATGGGCAGTCTGAGCCAGGCACCAGGACATAAGGTTGAGCCCCCGCCGCAGCAGCACCTCAGCAGGGCTGCGGGGCTAGTCACCCCGGggtcccctccacccccccagcAGAACCAGTACATTCATATTTCCGGCTCTCCACAGAGCTCTGGGCGGGCAGCATCTCCTCCACCCATCCCGGtccacctccatccccaccaGACGATGATCCCGCACACACTCACCCTGGGGCCCTCGTCCCAGGTGGTCGTGCAATACAGCGATGCTGGAGGCCACTTTGTTCCTCGAGAGTCCACCAAAAAAGCAGAAAGCAGCAGGTTGCAGCAGGCTATGCAGGCCAAGGAGGTCCTCAatggggagatggagaagagccGGAGGTACGCGGCGGTACCATCCTCTGTGGAGCTGAGCCTGGGAAAGGCGAGCGGCAAATCAGTGCCTCATCCCTATGAGTCCAGGCATGTGGTGGTCCACCCAAGCCCAGCAGACTACAGCAGTCGGGACACCTCTGGGGTCCGGGGATCTGTGATGGTCCTGCCCAACAGCAACACACCCTCAGCCGACCTGGAGACACAGCAGGCCACACATCGAGAGGCCTCCCCATCCACCCTCAATGACAAGAGCGGCCTGCACTTAGGGAAGCCCAGCCACAGATCCTATGCACTGTCCCCCCACACGGTCATTCAGACCACACACAGTGCATCAGAGCCTCTCCCGGTGGGCCTACCAGCCACGGCCTTCTATGCTGGGACTCAACCTCCTGTCATCGGCTACCTGAGTGGCCAGCAGCAAGCAATTACCTATGCCGGCAGTCTGCCTCAGCACCTGGTAATCCCAGGCACCCAGCCTCTGCTCATCCCAGTGGGCAGCCCTGACATGGATACACCTGGGGCAGCCTCGGCCATAGTCACATCATCACCCCAGTTTGCTGCAGTGCCTCATACGTTTGTCACCACCGCCCTGCCCAAGAGCGAGAACTTCAACCCTGAGGCCCTGGCCACTCAGGCTGCTTACCCAGCCATGGTGCAGGCCCAGATCCACCTGCCAGTGGTACAGTCAGTGGCATCCCCTGCCACGGCACCACCCACGCTGCCACCATATTTCATGAAAGGCTCGATCATCCAACTGGCCAACGGGGAGCTGAAAAAGGTGGAGGACCTGAAGACGGAGGACTTCATCCAAAGTGCAGAGATTAGCAATGACCTCAAGATCGACTCCAGCACAGTGGAGAGGATTGAGGACAGTCACAGTCCTGGTGTGGCCGTGATACAATTTGCCGTTGGTGAACATCGAGCCCAG gtCAGTGTTGAAGTTTTGGTAGAGTATCCTTTTTTTGTGTTTGGACAGGGCTGGTCGTCCTGCTGTCCGGAGCGAACCAGCCAGCTCTTTGATCTGCCGTGTTCCAAACTCTCCGTTGGGGACGTCTGCATCTCGCTCACCCTCAAGAACCTGAAGAATGGCTCTGTTAAAAAGGGCCAGCCCGTGGACCCTGCCAGTGTCCTGCTGAAACACACAAAGACCGACAGCCTAGTGGGCAGCAGACACAGATATGCTGAGCAAGAAAACGGAATCAACCAGGGAGGCACCCAGGTGCTCTCTGAGAATGGTGAACTGAAGTTTCCAGAAAAAATAGGATTGCCTGCAGCACCTTTCCTCACCAAAATAGAACCGAGCAAGCCCACAGCcccaaggaagaggaggtggtCGGCGCCGGAGACCCGCAAACTGGAGAAGTCAGAGGACGAGCCACCTTTGACTCTTCCCAAGCCTTCGCTCATTCCTCAGGAGGTTAAAATCTGCATTGAAGGCCGATCTAATGTGGGCAAGTAG